The following DNA comes from Papaver somniferum cultivar HN1 chromosome 4, ASM357369v1, whole genome shotgun sequence.
caacataatgagaacgactaagactataaatgctagattatcttctaatcctcatccctaagattacatcaacatggcctaagtctttcaagtcaacattctcattcagcgcatgtttttttttagtggaattaatcacatctaagtctgtatcaagtataagcatatcatcaacatacaagcatacaatcacacatgcatccttaacaagttacttgtaaatatacttgtcagattcattaacttaaatccactatacattatcacatgatcaaattttccatgtcactgtttacgtgcttattttataaaccatacaaaattttgttcaacttacaaactttgtcatcataacctttcactacaaagtcctcaggttggtctatgtaaatttctttatctaattcacgattttagaaaagcggtcttaacatccatctgatgtatctctaatttgtttatgacagcaataacaattaacatctcaacgtaagtaaatctcgtcacatgtgaataagaatcaaggaaatatacaccttcttttagtttatagcctttagctaccaacttatcctaatatttttctactgttccatatacctaatgtttcctcttaaagaatcatttacatctcatggtcttactctttgtaggtaaactataaacctcccaagtcaggttccaacggactgagtccatttcactaaatgaagcttcttaccagaatggggtttcagtagataacaaggcttctttacaagtccggggcttagactaagctaggcatgttatgaagtcggcttcataagaagtctagggatcaacaacacatctctaatgaggtacaggtttaagaataaacatcttCAAAGAATTttgcatccctagattatgtaatcgtaatcacaccaaagtcagaaaaaatcacaccaaagtctgaaaaatcggaacacacaaccaaaaatctatatgtagaagtatactcaacataccttatatgaagacacaatcaacatttttggtttctatctacttATTTTAGGAAGACGAATGAcaaacttagtcaaacacccccacacttcgacgccttcataagaaggtcatctacctatccataaatcatatggagttttatctgatccttaagggtactctattcaggatatactagttaacatgactgcctccccccacaaggccgcaggtaatcctgaactaatcaacatggtaattatgatctccttaaggatacaattaatatgttcaaggcttctaattggttatcaacttcaagtttatacatcttaaggcttctaaggcatcatccttatccctaagcaattatacaagatagtacctcgtacaatcatctacggaagttataaaccatcttttaccatagtggttttgggttgaactcatgtcaactaggcctaactgaattaattctaagggattagaattactacgaacatttgtgctaaaatattttatagcatattcatttcacttttgtgttcaagatccaaactaaattttggTACGAAGCTtatgctaggcagtttatacattgacttataattttacggttccaagtctacaatccaaaacattcaaagacacacaaaagaaagcacaagaatcaactatgttcacttcatcagattttccttcaaacttatatagaccctaagtcctataactgttgcctaaaaaatcaatacccttagttataacaagttttccacctttaattaagatcttcaatcttttaccatctacaatagaacaagatacaagattcttgcatatgcttggaacatgaaaacttcattcaatgttagagtattacagatatgagcttctgctcgaccttttccttttatgcaacctctattgcagatgagttactcaaaaagagtttctcgacatcccctatactctgataggaggtgaacaggtctctgtttcaacaaacattcttggtggctccagagtccaccttctggtctcttacattggttgttaaaataacttccgacatcatgtcaatgaactcattctaatttgtttcaactaaattagcattaactttctacttattaaggttttatgttgtctacactttactaccgtatggcccagattttacaaacataacaatcacccttaattaaagtaacgccggattcagttttacgaaacatacctttcttatgaagactacggttagagttgtgtttgatattcccgcctttgtaagctttggaagacttgtgttcatccacatgcgcctggtagccacgttccttttcaatttcatgtcacaatcttcgtttatactctgaccacggacacggtaatttcccaatcacctaatacaccacatctcacaaaccttagttccgaaacggaagataaaatatgagttttgaagataatatctagatttacaaacttcgtttgaaccaccatatcaaaaaactcatgattaccccataaaaaatactttagttaacaacaaaagtttgcccgtcagaatttttcaggaacatttgtctgttttgtaaaatatcaaaaaaaatacttttacaactccaaaaattctgaaattttacgtgggtaactatcaggatgtctactacgttgtgtcaaaagggttcatcgaaattccttctaggttaagagataatctcgaaactctacagctgaccaaaaaattgtttttgtttttcactccacaattaacatccatgattcacaaaccaaccaaccattttcgattattacaaattataatgtcttaagattgttgggtgcaataatcaaaaacaaggaaaaatcaaataagcaaaagttattgatacttagctcctttataatggaagtgatcgatttgatgaaacgaatgagctcctcatatctccacaacaacaacaaggcaaaactttggaaaaacagagtgagtcacgtgttcaacacgttgcccttaagacattagcgcctggctacactcaagagtgatgctatagccctcacaggacggatatctccaggataaaacaccctactacacctactactagcatatgtagtagatgctcaacttgagcttggcaactccgaaaaaaccgttaaggaaaatcgcgaactcttaagaaacgctataaaatatttttccttaggggtccctctaaaatatagagcaacccctttcccttcgattttacaaaaatagtgaatttgtttatataattgacaaatacaacttaagaagaaaaactccccgatgtgggactaaaaggtttatatagtttcttaaaactactaaaaattggaaactccacgatgtgggactaaaaagtttcattcacaaaataaaacaataaattataattttttattaaaaatttaaaaaattatttttttattaatcgttttccaacactcCATTCGTAGGTGTCAATGATCATGGAATGTCCGTTTTGTTTGGGATGACATTACTTCTTGATGAAACAACGGAGTCCTTCGTTTGGGTATTTGACTCATTCTTGAGTGCAATGTCCGGAAAGCATCCAAAGACTATTTTTACCGATCAAGCTCAAGCAATTGGAAATGCGATAAAACAGTTAATGCCTACTACTCATCATAGATTATGCTTATGGCACATACATCAAAATGCCGCAAAGCATCTTGCACATGTATATGTAGCgaataaagattttgtgaaggATTTTGAGCATTGCATTTATATGGCTGAAACCAAAGAAGACTTCGGATCACTTTGGAAGTCTATGATTGAAAAATATTCTTTGTCTGACATTGAATGGCTGACCAACTTGTATTCGTTACAAGAAAAATGGGCTCCTGTATGTGGAAGGGAACACTTTTGCGCTGGAATGACAACACAAAGAAGTGAAAGTGTAAATAGCTTTGTAAAGGGTTACTCGAATGGAAAGCTGTGCATCAATGACTTCATTAGACAATACGAGAAATCCAAGTTGGACCGGAGGGAGAAAGAAGTTAAACAAGATTACTACTGTAAACATAGTAAACCAGTAATCAATACTGTGTTATGGTTTGAAAAGCAAGCAGCCATGTAACACTCCGAGTTCCGGATCAGaatcaaacccatatggagatccgaactcaaaATGTTTCGGATCGGAAATAGACTTATGCATACATATTTTTGCTAATTTACTTTGAGAACGGATCTATTGACAGGCTTGTTTTTTACAAGATCTGCCAATGTATCAAAACTGTCTAAACCATTCGCATCGACGCTTCAGATTTTATAAACTTTAACATTCATTTGATGGATACCCAGGACCCGGACAGAATTTTCAGccgtttttttatatttttttatatttctcGTTAAAATTTCATTCTTCCACACATGCCTGACTGTTTGACTTCCTCTCCACGGAAATCTATCTGGTTGTTCGTCTCTTTCACTCCTACTTCGGAAATATgaacatggaaaagaaataaatGGTGTTGGAAACTCTACTTTCTTTCTAAATCCCGATCATCAAAGGTGTTGGCGAGATTAATATTGGGTTGTTTTTCCCTCTTCTTCTCTAGGGTTTTTTcccctcttctcctcttcttgtACCAATTCAATTTTCAATTTGAACATTTTGTGCATGAACACTATTTTAGTGAGTCGAGTTATTTGTGTTTCCCCTTTGGTCTTTCATTCACTCAATGCTGGTGGTTACTTATAGAGAATGGAAAAATTGTAAGGCATGAACTCGTCATAAGAGTCTGTTTTGGAAACCCAATTATTGCCTGTTCTTGGTTTACTAAAAAAACAATTTGCCTGCAGAAGAATGGTGTTCTAGAAACTTATCGTTTCCCGGCATCTCATTTGCAAGATTTGTGTGCAGCAATACTTTTCCCGGCATCTCAGTGTTTAATCATCCAGTTCTAGAATTTCATCCCATTGCAATGTACTAACTAGAGAGTGTTAATATTAAGAGTTTGGAATTATAACACCAAGAGATTCATCAATTATATAAATTCAAAGCATACATAGCGTACTTAAAGAAAAAACTTAGCAAAAAAATGTCAAAATAACGAAATAATAAGCAAAATAATAAGAAACAGTACTTAAATCCGCACTTAACATAATCGTAGCTTACGTAAATTAACTAGTGAAATTCACGCAGTACCACTACCACCGttagcactagcagcagctaacTGATCagcttttttgtttgtttgcaaGTACGAGAGTCGTGACCTTCAAACTTGCAGTACTTGCAAGTTCTAGGTCTTTATCTTGTCTGGGACAGTTCTATACCACTCTGCAAGCGCGAATCTTCTGCAACATTTTTTTCCCCTTTTCAGGATTCCTAGATGCGTGGATCACCCAAGATCATCTTAGCAACGGTAGTAGCATTCGAAACATCGTCAGGTACCTCTACAACGGTGGTGCATGCCTGATCAATAGTTATGTCTTCACCATGTTCTTTTTCAAGTTTAACATTGTCTATCTCTCTATCCTTCTCAAATGCTTGGTTAAGAAAATCCATTGCCATCTCGTACGCTTTTTCTGATATACCCAAAAACATGTACGCTATCTCAGATGATCGTCGGGAATAATGACTAATCCGCATGGCTATTTTTGTTAAATGCCTCAGCCAAGCTTTTAGCTTCACTCGCATATACTTGTTTGACCTCATGAGAACTCTCTTTTTAGGAGAGACCATAatatgattgtgttcatccacaaaTGCATTTGTATACCATATCTTACGTTTTACATCCAAATCTATACACAGCATAGCTTTACAATCTATTCTCATGGTTGAAGTGTTCTTTTTCCTCTTCACAACCTCCTGTTCGACTTCATCATCGTCAAAACTATTTGAATCATCATAATTAGGATCTTTACCGTAGACACCTTCACAATCACAAACAAATATAACTCTACTTATACCTCCCCTATTTGCACTTGCATATGATGATCTCTTACGTGTAGAAAATCCCTTGCTTCTCCCATATTCTTTGTAGAATAAATCAGCTGTTTCAATAGAAGAAAATTCCAAACCAACTGCTGGTTTGAGATCTTTGGATGACATATCATTACAACCAGTTTCATTATTTTCAATAGTAGTTTCCATTTCTCTGTTGAGTAGACAAAGAATAGTGTAATTAGTACAATCGAAAAACAAAGAAATCAAATTTCCGATTTTATATTTATAGGATGATAAATCATAAATCTACGTATGATAAGAGATATGTTATACATAATCACGTTAGAATTCTCATGATTCAGTGAGTTGAAAAGAACAACATACAATAAGGTAGAAACAACTATTTCCACTATGACAATAAAACATCTAGCATTGATTTAATAAATCCCTACAAAACAATCACGTTCAGTATAGAATCCACTAAAACCCTAGGCTAAATATTTACTGAATCAAAccctaaagaagaaaagagaattatTAATATCGTCATTACCTTTGATGAATGAGATTTAGAAAGGATATTGGGTGTGAATCAGTCCTTCGTATTATAGAtctagaagaaggataaaaaaatatttgttcGTATTTTTCACAGAGAGTGGGAAAGATGAACCGGCAAGCTTCTGAAGGGAAAGAAGAGGGAAAGACGAAGGAACACACgtgaatagaaaataaaatcaccaaaaaatattagaaaataaaataaaaaattagccGGAAATTATATCGGGTCGTTAATATCCATCAACTAGTTTGTTTAATCTATGAAATCTCTGTCGTTCATGTATTGTAATTGGACAGCTGAGATACAATGTTAGATATTGTAGAAAAGGATCCTGTCAACGGATCCGTTCTCTTTACTTTTGCACAAAACATAGTTGAAACTTTATATAACATAAACTGAAGCATATAAACCCGCTTATTATCTTAACAACGATTTCAACCAaacatattatttcaaattacatttcaagCTATACAACTAAGCAATTCAATCCCTAAGCTACTCATTCCTAGCTTTCGCTGCGCCACCCTGATAAATCTGCAAGGACGTCAATtcgggtgagatgacagctcataGAATGCATTCCCAATTTTAAAACATGCATAACAATGTCAATGAGTCAAATAACATACATCATGAGCATACGACATAATTTCGAGAAAATCACTAATATAGATACTCAACCAACATGATCACCACACAAGTACATTTGTTTAATCATGAATTCACAATACAAATATTATTTCTAACAAATCATCTCAAGATTTCAAAACAAGAATTCACAATATTAATATTATGTCAACAAATCATCCTAAAATCACGAGTTCATAATGCCAATAATACTTTCAGTAATTCATCCAATTAGATTTCACAATTGAGTTAATAACACCAATAATATTTTCGACAAATCTACCAATCTAGGTTTTAACAattgagttcacggtacgaatgTCCTTGGTCCGTACACCCACCTgtcgtttatcggcacggacaacctccatcgatggtcagaaACAAAAGTTCCTAGGGGGATCATACCCATCTGCtcttggggatcattacccatttcattcacggtacgaaaaccttggttcgtacatccACCCATCGTTTACTGGCACGGAtagccgccatcgatggtcgggaaacacaagttcccatggggatcattacccatttaactctcagggatcattacccgccgttagcatgagaataaattccatctaacggaaaaacatgaactcatttccttttataaatcattttcacaaacaacacaagcaatcatggcttaacaacatgattttctttcaagcatttatgcaaacaagttaACTTCGGCCATATTATATTGTATGTTCCATGGTAATAACTTTATCCGATCATCCTCAAATTTTACAGGAATATTATTAACACACTAATTTATAAAATATCCAAAACTCACACCaaaccaacggttcaaacaaaagatattcGTTTTATATGATCATTCTAAAATATGGGCAGATAACATCATATTAGCATATTATTCACAGTAAATTCATATTAATCTCAAATGGAGCAAATCCAAAGCAAAAAGAAAGATAATATATTCATTTCTTAACTTTTTTTAAGATctcaaatcattttaacatcattaagactgCCTAAGAACCTCAAAACCCCAGCAAAACAAAACTGTTCAGAATTTCAGAAATCCTTATCTAAACTAAAGcaaacattcaacggtgaatttatGGTGGATTATTCTAAGATTTTAACTAGTGATATCTAATTATGTTATGTACTAATAATCAAAGGCCGATCCTAAATCAAATGCATCTAATTACACAGATAAATTTCAGAACCCTAATGATATAagattaaacaaaataaaaatcaaagtataacaaagaaacacaaagagaaaggatTAAACGTTCTACCTTTTATTAGCTATAATCTCCTCTAAGTTCTCCATTAAATTTTTCTCTAAAGACCTAGCTTCACCTCCTtatctttctctctttctttttggttaaatttttttattttattttcttctctaatttattttctttctactgtattataaatcttatataatttAATACTAATACTAATTAAATACaacaattatataaatattttttattatttttataatcTTTTCATTGTCCTCGAATCCATAAACTCATCTAATACTAATTGGGTGATTATATTTacatctgtagatggggaaaaacgatttgctgatttttacggaaattgaggagatgaccgtgtggagactccttgaaccgagcaaatgcccaacctcatacagatgcactgtaagaagagagtgctttaagtttgagagatcaatctgtaggactccggcctaaaccaagacaatggccgttccagagtcaattcggtcacaagagagaatgggtcgatatgtaggagggaagctgagaaatgtgtgagatcaatggtaatcgatattgtaggtgtgttgtgtattctgcgtaagaaagttctgaatgattgaatttacttagttgagagtgattgctcagacgatgagtttgtgtagaagaaagattgtctgtatgaacttgtcgagaaattcttgtctgtttcaatcaggattcagagacttatttatattgctggaatttaaacaccttgatcccatgaagagTGACAGTTTTTGAAGTCAAAGattggggaagtgggaaatcgtgtcaaaaccaattgctcatcgtgcggagacttggttgattttccatccactactttgctaactccttcaactgattgcacgacttgctcacattctcatcgtgtgcatgaaaacacgtgtcgtagaccgccagaccaaaaccctagttaatatcccccgatgtgacatgattgacatctcgtggagtcagttgctgactttatgggacgatgagtccttgtattgctgagtcgaacgtgatttgcaaatgttctgagactcatgaattgaacatgtctgctgagacaaaaatacattgtcgaataaatgttgatagctaaaatgaacaaatattgttctgagtcgttgaatattgatagttgaaccaatatcccttgatctgagcaaatactgctcatctgagcaaatgtttcccatttgatgaattgttgaatataaatagttgaaccaatattctttggtgtgagcagatgttgctcatttgaaaaaatgttgctcgtttgaggaatcattggtaacaggaccaagattaaaatactggcagctgaaccgagtataattaattagggtgttgatcatgagatcaacataatattattaagcgtttgaatatggaattatgaaccttggatttgaaaccctaattttgatcaactggtaaattgatgataaattgatgatttattgaaaatcattcatgtaatgaaggagggaccggctacatgggatgatgaattgaccatgtagcgcccagatgctcaagtgagcaaaataccaaagactCTTGAATAATGCTCATGTGagtgttaggtagtaaaacctgattatagagagatgagggaccgaccaagggggaatgagaccgacccttggtgatcatgggaccagctgatggtcgtttgagcaaactccaagttgtttgagaagagtttggacccaatatgagcgattaagcaaattaggtcaaaattgttaaaacacgtgggaccggctttttgcaagcctcagggccggctttggtcggtcaaggagacatgctcgtgtcaccataatgtccttgtctcagtcctgagagttttgatattttctgatgcgcgtttgtgCAACATttagagaaaatatgaagaaaccaaggatttttgttgaaaacccggaaaacttcatgagatgaaggaataaataataaaataatgaaggaatcatgaagtgtgggaccggctatgtccaaggcatggccgtccgtccAAAGaccccggtcccaaggcacttttcctaattttatatatttttcgtgactttagggaaatatcataaaatcaaggagtttgttgaaaccaaggaatttgttgaaatcaaggagtttccatgatatcagggaaacataaaaaataataataataaaataagggcgtgtgggaccggctagggcatgaacgGTCcgttagggcccggtcccacgagtttccctaattttatattattttcatgacttgagggaaatttcatgaattcaaggagtttgctgaaactagggagtttccttgaagtgaaggagtttccatgggataagagaaacaaataatattcaaataatgagacaagagcgtgtgggctagggcatggccggccggccaatgagcccggttccatgcgttttctccctaattttacataattttcatgagtttagggaaatatcatgaaatcagggagttttcatgggatgagagaaataacaaaataataaggaaccgtgaggtgtgggaccgaccacgactagggcatggtcggccggctagtgagcccggtcccacgacacctttcctaattattttatttctttgatgcgaggaaacaccatgagactggagagtttccttgaaacgaaggagatttgcttgaatgaagagattttcatgagatcaggggaaaataacaaagtatgataaaatatagaattgggcgtggactggccacggcgtgactggccggttAGTGGGCCTAGTCCCCTAgggcctttgctaatatttttttattattatttttcttcctattttgcattggTTAATCGTTCCtttgtgttttggaatgctcattTGCGCATTCAGGTGATCTATTaagcattattgctgagtacactcgcaccattttggtcggggcttacgcccgtacgttgaacatttatcagtaacccgtggaattctgcttggaagaaccacgaattgaagtgacgaagtattacgaagaatcgtagaatattgctgaatattcagttaacgattggagataattaattgatggctctatactagcagtcatgctgtctaggagcattaattatctgagagttgagtaacatgagcttgttgaagcgtcatatttcctttatatagtcagggaaaaccttgtt
Coding sequences within:
- the LOC113272715 gene encoding protein FAR1-RELATED SEQUENCE 5-like; its protein translation is MEWVSEIEEEKSMDLRDGIEVGFENEGDLVGDGMELSVQVQMGEDDVVESLRRITGKEQLENGSGGAVKFAVGLVFWLNVRFWGLWYGLLCAQASYVVSILFVILLRTDWEAEALRSRKLTSVEITTMNGVNDHGMSVLFGMTLLLDETTESFVWVFDSFLSAMSGKHPKTIFTDQAQAIGNAIKQLMPTTHHRLCLWHIHQNAAKHLAHVYVANKDFVKDFEHCIYMAETKEDFGSLWKSMIEKYSLSDIEWLTNLYSLQEKWAPVCGREHFCAGMTTQRSESVNSFVKGYSNGKLCINDFIRQYEKSKLDRREKEVKQDYYCKHSKPVINTVLWFEKQAAM